The following proteins are encoded in a genomic region of Hippopotamus amphibius kiboko isolate mHipAmp2 chromosome 8, mHipAmp2.hap2, whole genome shotgun sequence:
- the PHETA1 gene encoding sesquipedalian-1, with translation MKLNERSLAFYATCDAPADNAGFLYKKGGRHAAYHRRWFVLRGNMLFYFEDAAGREPVGVIILEGSTVELVEAAEEFAFAVRFAGARARTYVLAAESQAAMEGWVKALSRASFDYLRLVVRELERQLAAVRAGGGPLPPSRPRALAPKENGCAVWSAAPPAAAAPSGLRPEPPPPPPRRRASAPNGPLDSASFAQLHEWYGQEVRALRSQWLSGQAQP, from the coding sequence ATGAAGCTGAACGAGCGCAGCCTGGCCTTCTACGCCACCTGCGACGCGCCGGCCGACAACGCGGGCTTCCTGTACAAGAAGGGCGGCCGGCACGCGGCCTACCACCGCCGCTGGTTCGTGCTGCGCGGCAACATGCTCTTCTACTTCGAGGACGCGGCCGGCCGCGAGCCCGTGGGCGTCATCATCCTGGAGGGCAGCACCGTGGAGCTGGTGGAGGCGGCCGAGGAGTTCGCCTTCGCCGTGCGCTTCGCCGGCGCCCGGGCCCGCACCTACGTGCTGGCcgccgagagccaggccgccatGGAGGGCTGGGTGAAGGCGCTGTCGCGGGCCAGCTTCGACTACCTGCGGCTGGTGGTGCGCGAGCTGGAGCGGCAGCTGGCGGCCGTGCGCGCGGGCGGAGGCCCCCTCCCGCCCAGCCGGCCCCGCGCGCTCGCGCCCAAGGAGAACGGCTGCGCCGTCTGGAGCGCCGCGCCCCCCGCCGCTGCCGCCCCCTCCGGGCTCCGCCCcgagcccccgcccccgccgccccgccggaGGGCCTCGGCGCCCAACGGGCCTCTGGACTCGGCCTCCTTCGCCCAGCTGCACGAATGGTACGGGCAGGAGGTCAGGGCGCTGAGGAGCCAGTGGCTCAGCGGCCAGGCCCAGCCCTGA